GATGTAAACGAGTTGAAAGATCTTATTGAGGAGGATATATATTGGGAAAAAGGTATATGGATTAATTATGATATTTATCCCTGGATTCAAGCATTTTAAATATGATTTACGAAAAATTTAGTAATTATTAACTATTTATTAAAAGAATTAATTTAACTTAAAAATACATAATATTTTTGCTTTAATAATTCAATTATTTATATTATTTAGGAGTTAAAACGATATTTATTTAAACGTTAGTTTAAAGAGGTTATATCATTTTTAATTAAAAATATATTGTTTTAAATAATATTTATTTGCTAGTATCTTGATTTATTTGGTTTACTAATGAGTCGATATCTAATTGATTATATGGTGGTGTTTGTTTTGTTTCTAGATAATCGTTCTTGATATTATTTAACCATTTTTGCTCAATCTTTATAAGATTTTTTGCAATATTGAACATGCCCCCTTTTTTATATAATTCTTTAATTTTGAGAATAATCTCGGAGGTCCTACTCGATTTAATATTTAATTCATTTGCTAAGTCTTTTTGGGTAAATCCATGCGTTTTTAACCAATCTTTAATGAAGGAGACGAGTTCTTTTTCTTCTTGTATAGATAATTTACTCATTCAATAAAAAGGAAATAACTTATTAAGCTTATTCTCTGCTCTTGCTCTTATTGAAGGAGTCATGTATTTGCTCCATATACTGAGTACTGCTGTGAGGGCTACAAAATCATCACTAAAGCCAACTAAAGGCATAAAGTCAGGGAAAAGATCAAATGGCATAATCAAATATGCTAGAGCAGCCATTAATGAAACTCTCACTTGTGCAGGAGTATAAGGATCTAATGCCATCTCCAAAACTTCTAAGGCAGGCTTGGCAATTGTTCTTCCCGCTTTAACAAGTATCTTGATAATGATATTTTCATCAAATGTTGAACTTTCTAAAACTTCAGCATCATAGATTTTTTCTTGAGTTTTGTAATTCTCTTTCATCCTTGTAAATGAAATTTAAATATTTTTAATGAAATTTTTAGCTAATACTATCAACTAATCCATTCTGTATTCCTGCTTTTCTAAGTTTTCTTAAAGCACGTTGAACAACTTGTCGGCAATATTCCCTGCTACAACTCATATGTCTTGCAACTTCAGCTAAAGTTCTCCATTCATTTGAGCCGTCTAAACCAAATCTTAAGCTTACTATCTTTCTTTCTTTCTCAGTTAAATTTGCTTTATCTA
This window of the Prochlorococcus marinus XMU1410 genome carries:
- a CDS encoding YkvA family protein, which gives rise to MKENYKTQEKIYDAEVLESSTFDENIIIKILVKAGRTIAKPALEVLEMALDPYTPAQVRVSLMAALAYLIMPFDLFPDFMPLVGFSDDFVALTAVLSIWSKYMTPSIRARAENKLNKLFPFY